A genomic window from Vitis riparia cultivar Riparia Gloire de Montpellier isolate 1030 chromosome 18, EGFV_Vit.rip_1.0, whole genome shotgun sequence includes:
- the LOC117906630 gene encoding transcription factor SPATULA-like isoform X2, which translates to MADLYGTNVSSSATALALESEDISAFLHHFLHNQSSSSTTTSTIKAKHAHSFSPALLHPEKASAAEVLSPQKDRRRFSRSAILSDSDCRVRSGISTAGSSAVVESSTGINFSDHGAYCPAGMKESAGNTFSSIAAVDSEAITLSRKRRMFSMENSVDDFGCDSEGPEASDVPSNPAPSRSSSKRSRAAEVHNLSEKRRRSRINEKMKALQNLIPNSNKTDKASMLDEAIEYLKQLQLQVQMLTMRNGLSLHPIYLPGALQPTQLPQTGAGFAEGNLLLSNSGTGTLPANQEISMQTTFDLTSQPIAIPTMTNMNNSDTSFGFEHSDQPHYGPFNLTGSSKEICHEEALPEPQGEMNCSRKNSSSGVSS; encoded by the exons atggcggATCTGTATGGAACCAACGTTTCTTCTTCTGCCACCGCTCTCGCTCTCGAATCAGAAGATATCTCTGCGTTTCTTCACCACTTCCTCCATAATcagtcttcttcttctactaCTACTAGTACTATTAAGGCCAAGCACGCGCACTCCTTTTCGCCTGCGCTACTACATCCGGAGAAGGCTTCCGCCGCCGAAGTGTTGTCTCCACAGAAGGATCGGCGCCGGTTCTCTCGATCGGCGATTCTTTCCGACTCCGACTGCCGAGTTAGGAGCGGAATCTCTACGGCTGGATCATCTGCCGTGGTTGAATCCTCCACCGGCATTAACTTCTCAGATCACGGGGCCTATTGCCCTGCGGGTATGAAGGAGAGTGCTGGGAACACTTTCAGTTCTATTGCTGCTGTGGATTCTGAGGCGATCACGCTTTCCAGGAAGAGAAGAATGTTTTCCATGGAGAATAGCGTGGACGACTTTGGTTGTGATAGCGAG GGTCCTGAAGCATCGGATGTGCCCTCGAATCCAGCCCCGTCTCGGTCTTCTTCAAAGAGGAGCAGAGCAGCTGAGGTCCATAATTTGTCAGAAAAG AGAAGGAGGAGCAggataaatgaaaaaatgaaagccTTGCAGAATTTAATTCCTAATTCTAATAAG ACGGATAAGGCTTCAATGTTGGATGAAGCCATCGAATACCTGAAGCAGCTTCAGCTCCAAGTTCAG ATGCTAACAATGAGAAATGGATTAAGTTTACATCCAATCTACTTACCAGGAGCACTGCAGCCTACGCAGCTGCCCCAAACGGGAGCAGGTTTTGCTGAGGGAAATCTATTGCTTAGCAACAGTGGAACTGGCACACTTCCTGCTAATCAAGAAATCTCAATGCAAACTACATTTGATCTTACCAGCCAACCAATTGCCATACCCACGATGACAAACATGAACAATTCAGATACCTCGTTTGGTTTTGAACATTCAGATCAGCCTCATTATGGACCCTTCAATCTCACAGGATCATCCAAG GAAATCTGCCACGAAGAGGCATTACCAGAACCTCAAGGAGAGATGAACTGCTCCAGGAAAAACTCATCATCTGGTGTGTCTTCCTAA
- the LOC117907893 gene encoding probable E3 ubiquitin-protein ligase RHG1A, giving the protein MQGQKGAIGSLPETLNFDHGSTSSGAGLDQQLCWNNMRNPAENRLADYMQPPSDTNLAFLNSISHGGQNLSGWSLGEPSSINTQNIVSCDECKTEHGWATSVSGCAGAGPRLEEHRCEPSNVLSLDNVNVNPSSNQIVNGPLFLQSSSSDAIAQNLNLNAGFVGSGGDDCQGLECPNLYKSSGSENLPSASSSSDPFGPRILSGGYLVEENDGRPGSSLEGRRLSCKRKALEGNIGQSSVGGSSSSFQRTENNVWHAVVPARYNAGNGLSISSPSGNIIGASPAEQVNPRLGLGVRRVATDSLPVLNVPGSAESSHRNFRMRINPSHQQDSVPHNLFSTGGSVRHSNVSSHQQSTRLIPVNHAPDLRSTPAADNASSQSQSVVNHAPNLPRTMQSFRWSGASSSRHGNSSSPLISGERDAAPREESSSRSMPRNTLEHSMFLPAIDLRSLPQNPTNRNLAGGNMTTPGNSASTSRTGSSSGVNSSSAPTWGPPRDPPSQYSRRLSEYVRRSLFSSVGADSGGQSSNYSPLRSGPSPSSQEVVPSSGAGNQGHHQSYPRSALLMERHGDGVLGIPYSLRTLAAASEGRSRLVSEIRNVLDLMRRGEDLRFEDVMILDQSVFFGVADIHDRHRDMRLDVDNMSYEELLALEERIGDVCTGLSEETILKRLKQRKYWSVARGAEVEVEPCCICQEEYGDGEDIGTLECGHDFHYSCIKQWLMHKNLCPICKTTALGI; this is encoded by the exons ATGCAAGGGCAAAAAGGTGCTATTGGTTCCTTGCCTGAAACATTAAACTTTGACCATGGATCTACATCAAGCGGTGCTGGTTTAGATCAGCAACTTTGCTGGAATAATATGCGGAATCCTGCAGAAAACCGGTTAGCAGATTATATGCAACCACCCAGTGATACAAATCTTGCATTTCTGAATTCTATTAGTCATGGAGGGCAAAACTTGAGTGGATGGAGTTTAGGTGAACCCAGTTCGATTAACACACAAAATATTGTCAGCTGTGATGAATGTAAAACAGAACATGGTTGGGCAACTTCGGTGAGTGGTTGTGCTGGAGCTGGTCCAAGGTTAGAAGAACACCGATGTGAACCATCAAATGTGCTTTCACTGGATAATGTTAATGTAAATCCTAGCAGCAATCAGATTGTCAATGGACCTTTGTTTTTGCAAAGTTCCAGTTCTGATGCTATTGCTCAGAATCTTAATCTAAATGCAGGATTTGTGGGTTCTGGTGGTGATGATTGTCAAGGCTTGGAATGCCCTAATTTATACAAGTCTAGTGGGTCAGAAAATCTTCCATCAGCTAGTAGCTCTTCTGATCCTTTTGGGCCTCGCATTTTGAGTGGTGGATATTTGGTGGAAGAGAATGATGGTAGGCCAGGTAGTTCTTTGGAAGGTCGTCGTTTGTCCTGTAAAAGGAAGGCCCTTGAAGGAAACATTGGCCAATCTTCTGTTGGTGGGAGTTCCAGCAGCTTTCAGCGAACAGAAAATAATGTATGGCATGCTGTTGTTCCCGCTCGTTATAATGCTGGTAACGGTTTAAGTATCTCTAGCCCCTCAGGGAATATTATTGGTGCTAGCCCTGCAGAACAGGTGAACCCAAGACTTGGGCTGGGTGTGAGGCGAGTAGCTACTGACAGCCTTCCTGTTTTAAATGTGCCAGGAAGTGCAGAAAGCTCTCATAGGAATTTCCGTATGAGGATAAATCCTTCACATCAGCAAGATTCTGTGCcccataatttattttcaacagGTGGATCTGTTAGGCACTCTAATGTTTCATCACACCAGCAGTCAACAAGACTTATACCAGTTAATCATGCTCCAGACTTGAGGTCAACGCCAGCAGCAGACAATGCAAGTTCTCAAAGCCAATCTGTTGTCAACCATGCTCCTAACTTGCCTAGAACCATGCAATCTTTTAGATGGAGTGGAGCTTCTAGCTCAAGACATGGCAATTCATCAAGTCCTCTCATTTCTGGTGAGAGAGATGCTGCACCTCGTGAGGAATCCAGTTCAAGAAGCATGCCAAGAAACACTCTGGAGCATTCAATGTTTTTACCTGCAATTGATCTCAGATCTTTGCCTCAAAATCCTACAAATAGGAATTTAGCTGGTGGAAATATGACCACCCCTGGAAATTCTGCTTCTACTTCTCGGACTGGCTCAAGTTCAGGTGTCAATTCATCATCTGCTCCTACCTGGGGTCCTCCTCGTGATCCTCCTTCACAATATTCACGAAGATTATCAGAATATGTTCGCCGATCATTGTTTTCTTCTGTTGGTGCTGACTCTGGAGGCCAGAGCAGCAACTATTCTCCATTACGTTCAGGTCCTTCACCTTCCTCACAGGAGGTGGTGCCTTCATCTGGAGCTGGCAACCAGGGGCATCATCAATCATATCCAAGGTCAGCATTATTGATGGAAAGACATGGTGATGGTGTTCTCGGAATTCCCTATTCATTGCGTACCTTGGCTGCTGCCAGTGAAGGAAGAAGCAGGCTAGTATCTGAG ATTCGCAATGTCTTGGATCTCATGCGTAGGGGTGAGGACTTGCGATTTGAG GATGTCATGATCCTGGACCAGTCAGTATTTTTTGGGGTGGCTGATATTCATGATCGTCATAGGGATATGCGACTTGATGTGGATAATATGTCTTATGAG GAGCTATTGGCTCTGGAAGAGCGCATCGGAGATGTGTGCACTGGATTGAGCGAAGAAACTATATTGAAGCGGCTGAAACAGCGAAAATATTGGTCAGTGGCCAGAGGAGCTGAGGTCGAAGTGGAACCCTGCTGTATTTGTCAG GAGGAATATGGAGATGGAGAAGATATTGGGACTCTGGAATGTGGTCATGATTTCCATTATAGCTGTATTAAACAGTGGCTGATGCACAAGAACTTGTGCCCCATTTGTAAAACAACTGCCCTGGGTATATGA
- the LOC117906630 gene encoding transcription factor SPATULA-like isoform X1, translated as MADLYGTNVSSSATALALESEDISAFLHHFLHNQSSSSTTTSTIKAKHAHSFSPALLHPEKASAAEVLSPQKDRRRFSRSAILSDSDCRVRSGISTAGSSAVVESSTGINFSDHGAYCPAGMKESAGNTFSSIAAVDSEAITLSRKRRMFSMENSVDDFGCDSEKGPEASDVPSNPAPSRSSSKRSRAAEVHNLSEKRRRSRINEKMKALQNLIPNSNKTDKASMLDEAIEYLKQLQLQVQMLTMRNGLSLHPIYLPGALQPTQLPQTGAGFAEGNLLLSNSGTGTLPANQEISMQTTFDLTSQPIAIPTMTNMNNSDTSFGFEHSDQPHYGPFNLTGSSKEICHEEALPEPQGEMNCSRKNSSSGVSS; from the exons atggcggATCTGTATGGAACCAACGTTTCTTCTTCTGCCACCGCTCTCGCTCTCGAATCAGAAGATATCTCTGCGTTTCTTCACCACTTCCTCCATAATcagtcttcttcttctactaCTACTAGTACTATTAAGGCCAAGCACGCGCACTCCTTTTCGCCTGCGCTACTACATCCGGAGAAGGCTTCCGCCGCCGAAGTGTTGTCTCCACAGAAGGATCGGCGCCGGTTCTCTCGATCGGCGATTCTTTCCGACTCCGACTGCCGAGTTAGGAGCGGAATCTCTACGGCTGGATCATCTGCCGTGGTTGAATCCTCCACCGGCATTAACTTCTCAGATCACGGGGCCTATTGCCCTGCGGGTATGAAGGAGAGTGCTGGGAACACTTTCAGTTCTATTGCTGCTGTGGATTCTGAGGCGATCACGCTTTCCAGGAAGAGAAGAATGTTTTCCATGGAGAATAGCGTGGACGACTTTGGTTGTGATAGCGAG AAGGGTCCTGAAGCATCGGATGTGCCCTCGAATCCAGCCCCGTCTCGGTCTTCTTCAAAGAGGAGCAGAGCAGCTGAGGTCCATAATTTGTCAGAAAAG AGAAGGAGGAGCAggataaatgaaaaaatgaaagccTTGCAGAATTTAATTCCTAATTCTAATAAG ACGGATAAGGCTTCAATGTTGGATGAAGCCATCGAATACCTGAAGCAGCTTCAGCTCCAAGTTCAG ATGCTAACAATGAGAAATGGATTAAGTTTACATCCAATCTACTTACCAGGAGCACTGCAGCCTACGCAGCTGCCCCAAACGGGAGCAGGTTTTGCTGAGGGAAATCTATTGCTTAGCAACAGTGGAACTGGCACACTTCCTGCTAATCAAGAAATCTCAATGCAAACTACATTTGATCTTACCAGCCAACCAATTGCCATACCCACGATGACAAACATGAACAATTCAGATACCTCGTTTGGTTTTGAACATTCAGATCAGCCTCATTATGGACCCTTCAATCTCACAGGATCATCCAAG GAAATCTGCCACGAAGAGGCATTACCAGAACCTCAAGGAGAGATGAACTGCTCCAGGAAAAACTCATCATCTGGTGTGTCTTCCTAA
- the LOC117907894 gene encoding NAC domain-containing protein 72-like isoform X1, which translates to MGDQNNSQTTPLQLPPGCRFHPSEEQLIRYYLTGKNTTGALSSSDHNVFGFNAIGELDLYGYEPFNLPDTACFEFGHGGRRRHWYCYTARVLKEKGRRKAGGGFWKRTGRVRDVVVGKDKVTLGRRTTFAFYLGNSSKSAVRTDWVMFEYALVDHLKASFVLCRVFVKSPSGNNASDHVISSCGEESVSAVRHVGIQHDGTATSDIVEANVHGDNSVDTKNEIPKISARLVSELDGQVMTHRGFVADFNFPLGIQPHNPVMSTSGGTRFVDGTTQGLMSILEEDFIELDDLVYPLLGIDQSG; encoded by the exons ATGGGAGATCAAAATAATTCGCAAACGACGCCGCTTCAGCTACCGCCTGGTTGCAGATTCCATCCTTCTGAAGAACAGCTCATCCGCTACTACCTCACCGGCAAGAACACCACCGGCGCTCTCTCTTCTTCCGATCACAATGTCTTTGGTTTCAATGCGATCGGAGAGCTTGATTTGTACGGTTACGAGCCTTTCAATTTGCCTGATACAGCGTGCTTTGAGTTCGGCCATGGAGGAAGGAGGAGGCATTGGTATTGTTACACGGCTAGGGTTTTGAAGGAGAAAGGAAGGAGGAAGGCTGGGGGTGGGTTTTGGAAGAGGACGGGTAGGGTTAGGGATGTGGTGGTTGGGAAAGACAAGGTTACGCTGGGGAGGAGGACGACTTTCGCCTTTTATTTGGGCAATTCATCGAAAAGCGCGGTGAGGACCGATTGGGTCATGTTTGAATATGCCCTAGTCGATCACCTCAAG GCTTCTTTTGTCCTATGCCGAGTATTTGTCAAATCTCCAAGTGGAAACAATGCATCAGACCATGTTATAAGTTCTTGTGGTGAAGAAAGTGTTTCAGCAGTACGTCATGTTGGTATTCAGCATGATGGAACCGCAACATCTGACATTGTTGAAGCTAACGTGCATGGTGACAACTCTGTTGACACAAAAAATGAGATCCCTAAGATTTCAGCAAGATTGGTTAGTGAACTAGATGGTCAAGTTATGACTCACCGGGGGTTTGTTGCCGACTTTAACTTTCCCTTGGGTATTCAGCCACATAATCCT GTGATGTCAACCAGTGGTGGCACAAGGTTTGTAGATGGTACGACTCAAGGGTTAATGTCCATTCTAGAGGAAGATTTCATAGAGTTGGATGATCTTGTTTACCCACTTTTGGGCATTGATCAGTCAGGATAG
- the LOC117907894 gene encoding NAC domain-containing protein 72-like isoform X2 codes for MGDQNNSQTTPLQLPPGCRFHPSEEQLIRYYLTGKNTTGALSSSDHNVFGFNAIGELDLYGYEPFNLPDTACFEFGHGGRRRHWYCYTARVLKEKGRRKAGGGFWKRTGRVRDVVVGKDKVTLGRRTTFAFYLGNSSKSAVRTDWVMFEYALVDHLKASFVLCRVFVKSPSGNNASDHVISSCGEESVSAVRHVGIQHDGTATSDIVEANVHGDNSVDTKNEIPKISARLVSELDGQVMTHRGFVADFNFPLGIQPHNPQHSSMCHEWWVVCR; via the exons ATGGGAGATCAAAATAATTCGCAAACGACGCCGCTTCAGCTACCGCCTGGTTGCAGATTCCATCCTTCTGAAGAACAGCTCATCCGCTACTACCTCACCGGCAAGAACACCACCGGCGCTCTCTCTTCTTCCGATCACAATGTCTTTGGTTTCAATGCGATCGGAGAGCTTGATTTGTACGGTTACGAGCCTTTCAATTTGCCTGATACAGCGTGCTTTGAGTTCGGCCATGGAGGAAGGAGGAGGCATTGGTATTGTTACACGGCTAGGGTTTTGAAGGAGAAAGGAAGGAGGAAGGCTGGGGGTGGGTTTTGGAAGAGGACGGGTAGGGTTAGGGATGTGGTGGTTGGGAAAGACAAGGTTACGCTGGGGAGGAGGACGACTTTCGCCTTTTATTTGGGCAATTCATCGAAAAGCGCGGTGAGGACCGATTGGGTCATGTTTGAATATGCCCTAGTCGATCACCTCAAG GCTTCTTTTGTCCTATGCCGAGTATTTGTCAAATCTCCAAGTGGAAACAATGCATCAGACCATGTTATAAGTTCTTGTGGTGAAGAAAGTGTTTCAGCAGTACGTCATGTTGGTATTCAGCATGATGGAACCGCAACATCTGACATTGTTGAAGCTAACGTGCATGGTGACAACTCTGTTGACACAAAAAATGAGATCCCTAAGATTTCAGCAAGATTGGTTAGTGAACTAGATGGTCAAGTTATGACTCACCGGGGGTTTGTTGCCGACTTTAACTTTCCCTTGGGTATTCAGCCACATAATCCT CAACATTCCTCAATGTGTCATGAATGGTGGGTGGTGTGCAGGTGA
- the LOC117906631 gene encoding transcription factor bHLH95-like, with product MSEEASHGNLWQNHSCDFLNSDSNSGGSGGEKLGEKPPDSSSNSPVENRQGMALVGRKRGRRAKASDGGGGESEHETHIWTERERRKKMRNMFSGLHALLPQLPPKADKSTIVDEAVNYIKTLQNSLIKLQKQRHEMQQGATAVDCEQSIITSQALAPDTRETSLPAGDRSLKNYFSLPTNKPNLLSVPSSSLCFQTWFSPNVVVSMCGNDAHISVCSSRKPGLLATIFYILEKHKLDVLSAHISSTQQRSIYMIHAHASGVSDDQLPKGLTVEEIFKLAVGEMTLWLSSC from the exons ATGTCTGAAGAAGCAAGCCATGGAAATCTGTGGCAAAACCATTCTTGTGATTTCTTGAATTCAGATAGTAATTCAGGTGGTAGTGGTGGAGAAAAGTTGGGGGAAAAGCCACCTGATTCAAGCTCTAATAGCCCCGTTGAGAACCGACAGGGTATGGCACTGGTGGGTCGGAAGCGAGGCAGGCGTGCAAAGGCTAGTGACGGTGGTGGTGGTGAATCAGAGCATGAGACTCACATATGGACGGAGAGAGaaaggaggaagaagatgaggaaCATGTTCTCTGGTCTTCATGCTTTGCTTCCTCAATTGCCTCCTAAG GCAGACAAGTCCACCATAGTTGACGAAGCAGTGAACTATATCAAGACCCTTCAAAACTCTCTTATAAAACTTCAAAAGCAAAGGCATGAAATGCAGCAGGGTGCAACTGCTGTTGACTGTGAACAATCCATCATCACATCCCAAGCATTAGCTCCGGACACGAGAGAAACATCTTTGCCCGCAGGTGATAGATCATTGAAGAACTACTTCTCACTGCCCACAAACAAGCCAAACTTGCTTTCAGTaccttcttcttcattgtgcTTCCAAACATGGTTTTCTCCAAACGTTGTGGTGAGCATGTGTGGCAATGATGCGCATATCAGCGTGTGTTCATCAAGGAAACCCGGGTTGCTAGCCACCATCTTCTACATACTGGAGAAACATAAGCTGGATGTGCTGTCTGCCCACATTTCCTCCACTCAGCAGCGCAGCATTTACATGATCCATGCCCAT GCTAGTGGAGTTTCAGATGATCAACTTCCAAAGGGATTGACAGTGGAGGAAATATTCAAGCTAGCTGTAGGAGAGATGACCCTTTGGCTCTCATCATGTTAA